A region from the Xenopus laevis strain J_2021 chromosome 4S, Xenopus_laevis_v10.1, whole genome shotgun sequence genome encodes:
- the LOC108715832 gene encoding uncharacterized protein C3orf18 homolog — translation MNNRSVPSPLYIGVTTEPSTITPPFNSTTGSPNMGSWLLSLGIVTVIGLAVAMVLYIRKQKRLEKLRHQLMPMYNFDPAEEQEDLEQELLEPNRDAQPQGKVLLTSLCPLQRPTRLVFTDVANSISA, via the exons ATGAACAACCGCAGTGTGCCATCGCCTCTGTACATTGGGGTCACTACAGAGCCTAGCACCATCACCCCACCCTTTAACAGCACCACTGGATCTCCTAACATGGGCAGCTGGTTACTGTCTCTTGGCATTGTCACTGTGATCGGACTGGCTGTGGCAATG GTTCTGTACATCAGAAAACAAAAGAG ACTGGAAAAGCTCCGCCATCAGCTGATGCCCATGTATAACTTTGATCCAGCAGAGGAGCAAGAAGACCTGGAGCAGGAGTTGCTGGAGCCAAATAGAGATGCACAGCCCCAAGGAAAG GTACTACTCACCAGTCTGTGCCCGCTTCAGAGGCCCACTCGCCTTGTTTTCACCGATGTGGCCAACTCGATCAGCGCTTGA